The Apium graveolens cultivar Ventura chromosome 3, ASM990537v1, whole genome shotgun sequence sequence CTATATATTTCTCCCATGCTAACTACGAGGGCCTGGATCCTAAACATAACCAAGCTCTGGTGGTAACCCTTGATATCGCTAACAACGAGGTAAAAAGAATTTTGGTTAATAATGGATCCTCTGCTAACATTATTTTCGAGCAAACACTTAACATGATGAAACTTGGGCATCTTCGAATGTATCCCTGCCTCGAAGACCCGCTCTACGGATTCAGGAAAAATATGATTCCGATACGTGGTACAATCTACCTTCCCGTGGTCTTCGAGACTGCCCCCAACAAGTCTCCCATGTCATGAAATTCTACATGATAAGCACCGCATCCTCCTACAACATGATCCTTAGAAGGCCCACGATCACGAAGCTTTGAGCCATCCCTTCAACGATCCACTTAAAGCTAAAATTCCCCACCCTGGAAGGCATCGGAGAACTCAAGGGAGATAGAGACTTGGTTGGGAGGTATTATGGGCAGGCATTGGTCATGGCATAAACTGAGCCCGAAAATAGGTTGAAGACAATGATCCTACCCAAGGGTCAAAGCCAAAAAAAATCGAGAGCACCTCAGTAATAGGCCGAAGCTTGATATCAACATGATAGAGGTTTCAGGGTACAGCGTAACCAACGCAGATGCCCGGATACAGAAATTcgtagaagtaaaagaaaagacCAAAGTTGAACCTGTTGCACAGACTGTGGAGATAGAGTTGGAGCCCGGGAACCCCACCCGTAAATTGAAGGTCGGAAAGGGCTTAGAAATAACGTTCCAACAAGAGCTCATAAAGCTGCTGAAAGAGTATGCCGATGTGTTTGCATGAGCATCGAAGGATATGCCCGGAATTGACCAATTAGTTGCGATACACAGCTTGGACGTGGATCTGAAAAAGAAACCAATCAAACAGAAATGAAGAAACTTCGTCCCAGAGCGACAATAAGCTATCAACGAGGAAGTTGAGAAATTCCTCAGAGCCGATATCATTTGCAAAATCAAGTACCCTGACTGGCTCGCGAATATTGTTTTGGTCAAAAATCCAAGCGGGAAGTGGGGAATGTGTGTCGACTACACAAGTGTCAACTCTACGTGTCCAAAAGACTCTTACCCACTCCCCAATATTGACCAATTGATCGATGCAACCTCCAGACATATtatgctgagttttatggatgcattTTCGGGATATAATCAAGTCCGCATGAATCCAAAGGACATCACCAAAACAGCCTTCATCATCCACCGGACGGTCTACACCTTTATCATGATACCTTTCGGACTCATTAACTCCGGAGCCTCCTACCAAAAGATGATGAATACTATCTTCAAGGACTAACTGGGACATAATATAGAGTCCTACGTCGATGACATGATCTCTAAGTCGGTCTTGGCCTCGGATCACATAAAAGATCTCAGAGAGTGCTTCGAcaatttgagaaagtataaaatgAAGATAAACCCGAAGAAGTGTGTGTTCGGAGTCCCCTTTGGAAAGTTCCTTGGTTTTCTGGTTAGCGAAAGAGGGATCGAAGAAAACCCAGAGAAAATAAATGCCATAATGGAAATGAAGGTACCCCGCACTCAGAAGGACATTCAAAAGCTGGCAGAATGCCTCGCAGCCCTTCGCAGGTTTATCCCAAAGCTTGTAGAAAGATGCCTCCCATTCTTTGAACTGTTGAAAGGCATCCGAAACAAAAAGTTGATAGATTCAACCCTGGAGTGCAATACAACCTTCGAAGAAGTTAAGCAGCATTTGATGAACCCCCCAGTCCTATCAAAAGCAAAGCCCGGAGAGCCCCTGTCTCTCTACATCGCCGCTGGCCCGAAAGCCATCTCTTCTGCTCTTGTTCGGGAAGAGAGAGGAGTCCAGAGTCCCGTCTACTATGTTAGCCAAGTCCTCAAAGATGCCGAAACTCGGTACCCAAACTTGGAAAAGTTCGCCTTAGCCCTCGTGCCCTTGAGCAAGAAGCTATGACAATATTTCGAAGACCGAGAAATCAGAGTGGTTACGGATCAACAACTAAGGAAAGTCATCCACAAGCCGGATGTGTCTGGAAGACTGGTCAACTGGGAAATTGAGCTAAGCCAGTTCAACATCAAATTTATACCATAAACAACAATAAAGGCTTAGGCATTGGTTGAATTCGTGATGGAATGTACCTTCCCGGAGCCACAATAACCCACTCCCAGTGGGACCATCTGCAAAAATAAAGCTCTGAGCGCAGATTACTGGAAGCTCTATGTGGACGGATCATTAACAGCCGAAAGATCTGGAGCTGGACTTATTCTGATTAGTCCTGAGGGGTTCACCATCCAGCAGGCAATTACTTTCACCTTCAAAGCAACAAACAACCAAGCCGAATATGAAGCCCTGTTGTCCAGACTCAGGCTAGCAAAATCCCTTAGAGTATAGGGTCTGGTCGCACACAACGACTCCCTGATAGTCGTCAAATAGACAATGGTGAATATGTCGCCAAGGATGAAAAACTGGCCCAATACCAGACCATGGTAAAAGGTCTCCTGGAATCCATCCCGGATACCGACATCCTGTAGATCAACAAAGAAGAGAATAGAAAAGTAGATGAGCTCTCCAAGTTAGTGCACAACTCCTCAAACTTGAGCTCCTCGGTTTACTTTGAAGAACTACAGACTCCAAGTACTGAAAAGATAGAGATCCTATGCATCAGCAGCCCGGAGAACTGGATGACCCCCTTCATAGCATAATTGAAAGATGGGACCCTCCCGGAAGACAAGAATAAGGCCAAGTATCTGAAGCATAAAGTCGCCCGCTTCTTCCTGGAAAATGATCAGCTATACAGGAGAACCTTCTCAGCACCAATTCTGTAATGTGTGGATCCGAAtgaagcagactactgtctccGGGAAGTGCACGAAG is a genomic window containing:
- the LOC141714822 gene encoding uncharacterized protein LOC141714822, yielding MPPLENRAHDKHCGYHEDHGHIIDNCFSFKMFIEDQIKKGNMNQYLQRRLNDKDKTPNSGKHVVNMIFGGAASLPRSPDMDSDVMMIQPFEDEPIYFSHANYEGLDPKHNQALVVTLDIANNEVKRILVNNGSSANIIFEQTLNMMKLGHLRMYPCLEDPLYGFRKNMIPIRGTIYLPVVFETAPNKSPMS